One segment of Mycobacterium spongiae DNA contains the following:
- a CDS encoding polyamine aminopropyltransferase — protein MTATEHAPTDHASTPSPAPGGGRSPEPPRRWRALLLAAVAACAACGIVYELALLTLSTSLNGGGIVATSLIVAGYIAALGAGALAIKPLLAHAAITFIAVEVALGIIGGVSAAALYVAFAFLDAADGSAWVLAVSTALIGGLVGAEVPLLMTLLQRGRVAGATDSGRTLANLNAADYLGALVGGLAWPFVLLPHLGMIRGAAATGMVNLVAAAIVAIFLLRPVVSPHQLLTALCVLLAAFGLLVTLLVRSRDIETTSRQQLYDDPIIAYRHTAYQEIVVTRRGDDLRLYLDGGLQFSTRDEYRYTESLVYPALRDDARSALILGGGDGLAARELLRTPRIDTIVQVELDSAVIELARTTMRTANSGSLDNPRVHVVIDDAMGWLRHAQIPSGGFDAVIVDLPDPDTLVLGRLYSTEFYALAARALAADGLMVVQAGSPFSTPMAFWRTVSTIADAGFSVTPYHVHVPTFGDWGFVLARRGKAAPMPVMPADAPPLRFLNPQVLEAATVFAGDIGPRALEPSTLEHPRIVEDMRTGYR, from the coding sequence ATGACCGCTACCGAACATGCGCCGACCGACCATGCGTCGACACCCTCACCGGCGCCCGGAGGGGGCCGGTCCCCGGAGCCTCCGAGGCGCTGGCGGGCGCTGCTGCTGGCCGCCGTCGCGGCATGTGCGGCGTGCGGCATCGTCTACGAACTAGCGCTGCTGACGCTGTCGACGAGCCTCAACGGTGGCGGCATCGTGGCCACGTCGCTGATCGTCGCGGGGTACATTGCCGCACTGGGGGCCGGCGCCCTGGCGATCAAGCCCCTGCTGGCCCACGCGGCCATCACGTTCATCGCCGTCGAGGTGGCGCTGGGCATCATCGGCGGCGTGTCCGCGGCGGCGCTCTATGTGGCGTTCGCGTTCCTGGATGCCGCGGATGGCTCAGCCTGGGTGCTCGCCGTGAGCACGGCCCTGATCGGCGGCCTGGTCGGTGCCGAGGTTCCGCTGCTGATGACGCTGTTGCAGCGCGGTCGGGTGGCTGGCGCGACCGATAGTGGCCGCACGTTGGCCAACCTCAACGCGGCCGACTATCTGGGCGCATTGGTAGGCGGGCTGGCCTGGCCATTCGTGTTGCTGCCCCATCTGGGAATGATCCGGGGGGCCGCGGCGACCGGGATGGTGAACCTGGTGGCCGCAGCCATCGTGGCCATTTTCTTGCTGCGGCCGGTGGTTTCGCCCCACCAGTTGCTCACGGCGCTGTGCGTGCTGCTGGCGGCGTTCGGGCTGCTGGTCACGCTGCTGGTGCGGTCCCGAGATATCGAGACCACCAGCCGCCAGCAGCTCTACGACGACCCCATCATCGCCTACCGCCACACTGCCTATCAGGAAATCGTTGTCACCCGCCGCGGCGACGACCTGCGGCTCTACCTCGACGGCGGCTTGCAGTTCTCCACCCGCGACGAGTACCGCTACACCGAAAGCCTGGTCTATCCCGCGTTGCGCGACGACGCCCGCTCGGCGCTGATCTTGGGCGGTGGCGACGGCTTGGCAGCCCGCGAACTGCTGCGCACGCCCCGAATCGACACGATCGTGCAGGTCGAGCTCGACTCCGCCGTCATCGAATTGGCGCGCACGACCATGCGCACCGCCAACAGCGGCTCGCTGGACAATCCCCGCGTGCACGTCGTTATCGACGACGCAATGGGCTGGCTACGCCACGCCCAGATCCCCTCCGGTGGTTTCGATGCTGTCATCGTCGACCTGCCCGACCCGGACACGCTCGTGCTTGGTCGGCTGTATTCCACTGAGTTCTACGCCCTGGCCGCGCGTGCGCTGGCAGCCGACGGGCTCATGGTGGTGCAGGCCGGCAGCCCGTTTTCCACACCGATGGCGTTCTGGCGCACTGTCTCGACCATCGCCGACGCCGGGTTCTCGGTGACGCCGTATCACGTCCATGTGCCCACGTTCGGTGACTGGGGTTTCGTGCTGGCGCGCCGTGGGAAAGCGGCCCCCATGCCGGTCATGCCTGCGGACGCGCCGCCGCTGCGATTCCTGAACCCGCAGGTGCTAGAAGCCGCGACCGTGTTTGCCGGTGACATCGGACCCCGCGCACTGGAGCCCTCGACGCTGGAACATCCCCGCATCGTCGAGGACATGCGCACCGGGTATCGGTGA
- a CDS encoding DUF2617 family protein — protein sequence MPLHQLAVAPADISGAVLGLALNAPTPRPLASYRLRHPNGSALFLGVLGASHVVAVDGHFSEEVSCTARSHGGDLPERTDAPGYHLESHTEARTEAAFRRLAHHLRERCDHEPGWLGGTFPGDDAALTALAAQPDGTGWRWRTWHLYPTGGGGTVVHTTSRWHP from the coding sequence GTGCCACTTCATCAGCTCGCCGTAGCTCCGGCGGACATATCGGGAGCGGTGCTCGGCCTCGCCCTCAACGCGCCCACGCCGCGTCCGCTGGCCAGTTATCGACTGCGCCACCCCAACGGCAGCGCTCTGTTTCTCGGAGTCCTCGGCGCCTCGCACGTGGTCGCCGTCGACGGCCACTTCTCCGAGGAGGTTTCCTGTACGGCGCGCAGTCATGGCGGCGATCTGCCCGAACGCACCGACGCGCCCGGCTACCACCTTGAATCTCACACCGAGGCACGCACCGAAGCGGCGTTTCGGCGGCTGGCGCACCATCTGCGCGAGCGGTGCGACCACGAACCCGGCTGGCTCGGCGGCACGTTCCCCGGCGATGACGCCGCGTTGACCGCGCTTGCCGCCCAACCCGACGGGACCGGCTGGCGCTGGCGCACATGGCACCTGTACCCGACCGGCGGTGGCGGGACCGTGGTCCACACGACGAGCCGGTGGCACCCGTGA
- a CDS encoding DUF4247 domain-containing protein → MSRNRMFVVAGALALAATVALIFGINLLSKDIGTYIAANYREVSRDVNGTNYLCGGSRAEVVAALTKQEEPAARASYGTSEYLRFRRKIVIIGPNGGYPCIIRVEKLSGGYNHGAFIFLGPGFYPGAPSRGSGGSSGGPGGSK, encoded by the coding sequence GTGAGTCGCAACCGCATGTTTGTTGTTGCCGGCGCGCTTGCCCTCGCCGCCACCGTGGCGCTGATTTTTGGAATAAACCTGCTGAGCAAGGACATCGGCACGTACATCGCGGCCAACTATCGCGAGGTATCTCGCGATGTGAACGGAACGAACTACCTCTGCGGCGGATCGCGCGCGGAGGTGGTCGCCGCGCTCACCAAGCAGGAGGAGCCCGCAGCGCGGGCGTCCTATGGCACCAGCGAGTACCTGCGCTTCCGACGCAAGATCGTGATCATCGGCCCCAACGGTGGTTATCCGTGCATCATCCGGGTCGAGAAACTTAGCGGCGGATACAACCACGGCGCATTCATTTTCTTGGGTCCTGGGTTTTACCCGGGAGCTCCGTCGCGAGGTTCCGGTGGCAGCTCCGGCGGCCCGGGCGGCAGCAAGTAG
- a CDS encoding DUF350 domain-containing protein, which translates to MNQARVEFGTLTIDPLIRGAVASVLYFLVAFAVLLVGFVMVNLLTPGNLRQLVFVDRRPNAVVLACAMYAALAIVIISAIFTSSSQLGEGLLGVAVYGFVGVALQGTALVILEIAVPGRFRDHIEARQLHPAAFATAVMLLSVGGVIAAALS; encoded by the coding sequence ATGAACCAGGCCCGAGTCGAGTTCGGCACCCTGACCATTGATCCGCTCATCCGCGGCGCGGTCGCGAGTGTTTTGTACTTCCTGGTCGCGTTCGCTGTCCTGCTGGTCGGCTTCGTGATGGTCAACCTGCTGACCCCGGGAAATCTGCGGCAACTGGTGTTCGTCGACCGGCGCCCCAACGCGGTCGTGCTCGCCTGCGCCATGTATGCCGCGCTCGCCATCGTCATCATCAGCGCTATCTTCACCAGCTCCAGCCAGCTGGGCGAAGGGCTGCTCGGGGTTGCGGTGTACGGGTTTGTCGGCGTCGCCCTGCAAGGGACGGCGCTGGTCATTTTGGAGATCGCGGTGCCGGGTCGCTTTCGTGATCACATCGAGGCGAGGCAGCTGCATCCCGCCGCGTTCGCCACGGCGGTGATGCTGCTGTCGGTGGGAGGTGTGATCGCCGCCGCGCTGTCATGA